GCAGTGGAGACAATTACCATGTGTGGGACACAGTGTTTTGGGGCATCTTTTTCCTGATGATTTTCTGTCTACTGACCCCGACAGATATATAGTGTAGAGTCAGATATAATATACTGCAGACAGTTTCAGATATAATATACTGCAGGCTggtaagatggagagagagaaagagagcaaccaaacactcatacatatgcatacagagagagggagagagagagaaatgctcgagtgtatcagtttttttttatgggtatttTTTATAGTGGCAATTATCTTCTGCCGATGCTGTCAGTAATATATCCTTCTGTCTGTTTTCCGCCCAACAGATCCCCAGACCCAAAGGCGAGGATGTTCCTCCACGTGGGACCGCAGACTCTGCTTGTGCGCGCGCTCCTGGTCGCTGCCTGGGGCTTCCTGCTCTCGGCTCCTCGCGTCGTCAGCGGGCGCAGTGTCGTCCACAAACCCAAAGCCATGTATGACAAAAGCGTCCACGGGAAGCCTGTCATCGTATACGTGGATGTAAATTTTTTGTGCACAATACCAATAGCACTCTCTCTCTGGGCAAAGGGCCTCAGTAGGGAGGCCGGGACCCTGGGCCTGTTCCTTGCCAATGTGCCTGGAGGATTACAACCGTGGGCCCTTCGGTAGGACGGCAAGAGGCGGAAAGATGGCGTCCCGCAAAACTAAGCAGACCTTCGTTATACACTTAAataatacggaaaaaaaaagcaattgaaGCAAAGAAATATACTGTTGAGGGGGATCTGAATGCTATTGCGAGGAAGAACAGGACAGCAATGATGTTCGTAAGGGAGTAAagtattaaagttttttaaagtttCGTTCGAGAAGAATTCCAAGGAccttacgtgtatatacatacatacatacatattatatatatatatatatatataatatatatatatatatatatatatatatattatatatatatatatactattacatacaatataaatatatatatatatatatatatatatatatatatatttatttatttatttatacacacacatatataaacacatgtatgtgtttatgtacatatatatatatatatatatatatatatatatatattttaattatatatatatataatgataaatgataataataataataataataataatactgctatggTAGATGGCTGATATAAATTATACTAAATCAATGAAGCGATGGGTCTGCCGTTGACtgtattttattattcctttcatgCCACACAATTAAAGTATTTTAAACGAAAGATGTAAAGcctaaagtaataatgataataaaagtagcaataaaaataatgataatgcttggcATCAAAAATCTAGTTGTGGATTTTCTGTGGTTCTGTAGTCGGCTGAGTGGCGGGTCCGAGGCATTATGatatttctaatcattatttttaagagGAGGTCCATGAGAAAACGTAATTTGTTGTTTAATGATGGTTATTTTGTGGTTTTGATTTCGGTTTGTGTGTGTCACTGGATAAGTAACAAGTATTTGAATTTATTGTTGTTGGAAACTGGTAAACAACATATCTCTGAtgaataaaacctatatatattttgagtCAGTTGAAAGAGAAAAGTCTGTAAGTTTGGGATGTTAAAGGAACGTGCTTTTCTTATCGACGTTTCCGTATTATACGCTTCTATCATGAAGGATTAAGTCTACCTTATTTAGCAAATAcgcttatattatattcttacatGTGATATTTCCTAAGACATtgaataaaaaagtgaatattGATATCGTGTTTGTTGTCCTAAAATCCCATTGTCCAACGGAAGTAGTTAGACTATTCGTAAACATATGAATAGTTCTGAGAGGTTTCAAGGCCTTTGAGCTGTGAAAAGGTAACGTGTCAAGTTGGtaagaaaaacataataatcataagtaaagTTCAAGACATCTAGCCAAGCTGCAACCCACTCAGTGAGGCCTGACACAAGCCTCAAGCCTCAAGCCTCAAGCCTCAAGCCTCAAGCCTCAAGCCTCAAGCCtcacctccgacattgaggtgttattgttaatgctttgtaggaactgttcaaagtgttcatttctgaaatgagtttttaattcccgtaggtttttgttagtcttaagaaattcaataaggttgtcacgggtattatcctctgcttgtagatatcataaagctcctgaactcgcttttgttcccttaataatgcaGGGTCACCGACCCagttaggttgtttggagcgttgtgagttgctgttcttgaaggttttctttggacagacccaagtgttgtagtaatcagtgaccactgttgtcatgtccatggaaaatttatcaacatttgttactgtgtaatcattgtaccagtcatagatacgtgatttaaagtgatgctcaaggtaagggggggtagaaattttgaccctatttgtttttgtagaccgagtattatcaacagtgtatctcgttactattgcaaagtggtcactgattagctctgttgcaagcatgcttctgacgtttccatgcacaagatcccttcctattacataatctagcctgccccccgccacgcgagtttgcctgtctgtatcatatactgtcatagatctgttgttcacaaaatgtcggaactcttcgccattttcattgcattgactatctccaaatgtataatgtctagcattaaaatctcccatgcatattgtgtcgtgattctgaaagttgggcagtgaatcagtctgaaactttctacaccttgcgtatacattgtacagagagaaaaacccagaggctgttcgaatatgtaaatgctgctactgcacattattgtcattagatttctgcaccaacttatgcggtatggtgtcactgacataagtcaataggcctgtcattcctgtgttcgtataggagtggtagcctctaattctaggggcggcttttattttagtggctgatgtgaagggctcttgtaaacagataacgtcaacattattgttatgaatatagtaaagcaagtccttaattctacggttgacaccacgtatattccatgaaagaaaagtaattgttttcttgtcccccatcacaccctatgtttaactgattggtcaaatttctgtgtgatgaaactctttagtctgcatatttcttgtactgcattacgtatttgtgttgcatcttctttatttatctgtttgcgcgctttccgcgtattgatactatacacAAAATTCGTACCTGAttgcattttctgagtgatgtcccacagatcggtcgtttccttcgcatcttcgtcagcgtcatttttacggtcactgtcgtcactgttttcagatggcccgtcgtgcgtaataataatattagagaccgcattcgtattttcaacatcactaacatcactaacgtcatcagaacgcacattttccctgtctacacgatcacttttgttttccattatcttttttttttttcaattcagcaatctcttgcctgatgcttcttatttcctcggccgtatccatgtctttttcaccaatggtatCTCCTGTGGctctgtttcctaggatggggaatccccctggcagttacgggaattcctgtgggttggtgacgtcacgcggcccttggtgggtgtgtgtggctgggctgggcatcgccactccgcggtcgaggcaggtgagggggggggtgctcgtggcggtttgtgggggcagttacggtgccagggcgtcacaccttccgctctgcacctgacgcacctcttcacgatggtggcggcgtcctcgttggcgttgtcctttccgtcgtttcttgcagggcagtcctttgccagGTGAgttcctgcacagacagcacacgctgtttccttcctgcaatatttagctacgaggccataaccttgacacttgtagcagactacaacctctgagcaccacggtcgaatggagctcggctctatgtatcttccaaagaattggtactctttaggtggcggctgttcaccgctccatacaatgatgagcctgttcaagggctgtccgtccttatagatcctccgggctttaaaaacgcccggaagatgcagtgcttcctcagcggccgcctccttcggaaacctggtaaccaggtattccccgtattttttctttttaggctgaaagtcgtctttgttctgcagagagatccccgcaaaagtgccattaaccatcagggccacatattgttgttgttctcgtcgtacatagacgtagcgcgaggatatccatctcccctgcaccatgtctagcgggccttcctcttggaggggcggcagctggctgacctccctcatccaccttattttatcgacggaagtcgtgtcctcaggaaaggccagtctaatgtacctctcccggggggcgatgggatcgcgcttttgggtcgtcccGTTGGCTTtttcggtcaggttgctggtgtcattcggcatggttttcactttcttccttctggtctgaacgagttggaatccctcgttatcagcatcagggtcggcagtcgaatccacatcgttcacatccctatgttcggtggaatcaatccctcccatagagtggagggttgagggggtggtagttggcactggcactggggggcatcgagcacgtccccaccctcatccatggtaggacagtgagggggtggttgtcccgtccgcttcttgggtgattaattccctgcggtcgggcgcggggagggtgcgagcgccaggtcaagtgctgtcacacatacatccaccaggtctcgccaacggtcgttggtgcagcaccctgttaccttagcaccacactcagtattcgtaatttttactaagcactgttttttctagagtcccttaccataatatccgacacaatttggtgtatgtacacacacacacgcacactctgggtataaggacaacccaattgaaggggtttatccccgtaaaatcgtccaggacacaggaggaatcctgatgacgtcctgctttggtgttactaggcttacgaCGTGTGAACTACCACCACACAGTGAAAAAGGCATCACGATCCCCGTAGAGTttcgtgtattattattttttatgtatatatatatatatatatatatatatatatatatatatatatatatatatatatatatatatgtatacatatatgtatgtatatatatacatacatatatgtattcatatatatacatatatatgtatgtatatatataaatatatgcccacatacacacacacacacatatatgtatatatatatatatatatatatatacagctacatCTAATATCttctacctgcagaaggcccaggacctgtttgatgacgcctctacctatgtacccctgaccagcgacccccgtgaacgcattgctgctaccttccaccgtcgcctgaaagagatagcagcctgttttccggaggcgaatctctatcagaggttcaaggtcatcaaccctcgactccctcatttctatgggcttcctaaaacccataagccggtcgtgcctctgcgccccatcatctcctcctgaGGATCTGTGACGCGCCCTTCTGctgcctggctggcgaagtctctcactcccctccttgcCACTTTcactcctgctcacctccgccactctcaggaattcatctcccgtgtccatgcagtctcgccggcgatcatgatgagcttggacgttgactccctgttcaccaaggtcccgcttgaagacgtcctcgctttcctccagaggagactccacgcagaggatcctcgtcttcCCCGCTGATCGTCGTGTGTGGatcaaatttccttttcctttgaaggcactttactctcagacgttcggtgttgccagggcttcccctcttccaccctggaaaacctttcccctttcgcCCGTCAGTTGGCGGGGTATTTTGACGCGTCTTTGCTCTCTCCTCAGACCCGcctgtttgggttttttcctgaCGCGCTGaactcctctttccttccaccgtttcaaggtggaatggggggTTTTTGCAACGCtcccttttttggcccccccctatTCTCGCTCtgctccattctccttctccaatACAGgaacctatgcatagtggtatgacATCCCTTCTCATCCCATgttctccatgtaaagagaggttttTCCCACCTCGCTTTTTCCTCCGGGCCCCCTCCGCATGTTGCCCTCCGACCTAAATAGAGATATCGATTTCCCTGCGTGCTCTTTTCCCCCAAGGGGGCTACCCTCGCCTGTTCTGGACGTCGCGTTATGAGGGAAAGGCGTATTCTATCCGATCCCTCCTAAAGAGACATCCCGGGCCCCTCCTCAGCCTCCTTAGACTGAGGAGACTACTCTCTCCtcgcccttttccccatctcAACGCGGGCTGATTTTTGCCAGGAAAACACTCTCCGTCGAAACCGggccatccccacccctccctctacctGTTGCTTTTCCCTTGTGGTTCCTGTGAAAACAGTATTTTGGCGGGGAGCACCTTTTTCACAAAGGGTttttgtctcaacataagtacgctatatccgggggacacaacaacaacgctctCAGTGGGcccacaggccatcagatggccTGGTCAGCTGCGCGAATTGTCTTCCTTCCGCTCATGTCtgcgcccgcagactggtggaatcctccttaataaagctgctgcttttctcctgccgatagtctcctcgcttcccacatcctccgcctcctcccttatgccggccaccctgcgcatcgtccgcccgatcctccgacctgttctgacctccctttgcttccgagcGTCTgttctcacctgccccgtgttaccgcgttgcctctcctctctctcttttacacctcCATTGCATTGTGGGcttttctaccacagtatcaacacggaagagtattttaccattcatctatattcatttctatatctacctatctatctatctctctatccatctatctatccatctatctatccatctatctatccacctatctatctatctatctatctatctatctatctatctatctatctatctatctgtctatttatcttttattattattattgttagcattatcattattataatatctatttcattatcattattattattattatatttattttattgtcattattatttctattattataattataataataacaataataattattattattgctgttattattattatcattatttttcataatattattattattattgttgttattattattattttattatcattattattattattttatcataattatttttttattatattattttttattaataatttttttttttaaatttaaattaaagttgtttttgttgttgttgtgttgttgttgattttaaattttttgtttatttattttattaaattattttttattattattattattattttgttgtatttttattatttttgggtttattatttaaATTNNNNNNNNNNNNNNNNNNNNNNNNNNNNNNNNNNNNNNNNNNNNNNNNNNNNNNNNNNNNNNNNNNNNNNNNNNNNNNNNNNNNNNNNNNNNNNNNNNNNaaatttttaaaattttttttaaatttaaaaaagcgcaagatcgagttgagtggcgaggtAGTGGAagatccacggctgctcaaaacatgacATACCATATTGagatgatatattttatgtatgttattatattatatatactatatatataatatatatatatatatataatatatattattctatataacataaaatttttattctatttacatattatgcgtgtaatatatacacattaaatatatacatatatatatagagggagagatatatatatatgtatgtatgtatatatatatatatatatatatatatatatatatatatatatatacatatatattatctatatatacatatatatatacatattatggggTATATAACACTttctattacatatacatacatattttataaaattatatatatatataatatataatatatatatatagagagagagagagaagaggagagagagagagagagagagagagatagatgtatgaaatgtatatttatatatatatatatatatatattatatatatatgtgttgtgtgtgtgtgtgtggggttttgtgtggggtgtgtgtgtgtgtgtatgcaaatatctatatatatatatacatatacatatatgtatatcgtcctgggtatgacgttaaactacatccccctgctgccttgtagggtatgcctcttcaggcaaaggctaggagaagagaactctcactccaaatccccctgctgccttgtagggtatgcctattcaggcaagagctaggtccaccgccgacatctgtggtggcgtcaggaagggcatccggccctaatacgaagctgccaatctaataatatgacgtggataaaaacgcaagatccgcaccggcgacccattaTGAACATGGAGAAGCCAGGtagacctagccactgggcgggcaagtcagcccaagtcagtgccggtcccaagcccgggtaaatagagagggttggcgtcaggaagggcatccggccataaaagatatctgccagaacctgatcaaatggcgaccccatatatgattgggataaagctaagaagaagaagaatatatatattttatatatattttatatatatatatatatatatattttatatatatatgtatatatatatattttattttatgtatattatatatatatacattttttttttttttttttttttaagaataacacacacacacaccacacacacacacacacacacacacccccacacacatatatatatatattttatatatatataatattatattttatataaaaatatatatattttaaataaaaatatatttatatatatacaaatatatatatatagatatatatatatatatatatttattttttaattatacataaacatatatataatatatgtatatgtgtatataatatagatatgttttatatatatatataatataaaatataatatattagtatatatataaaatatatatttattaatatattttgtatacaaaatatgcagtatatatgtatatgtgtatatatatgtaatattttatatagatagtagtttagatagatagaagatgatagatatatagatattttattttgtgtgtttgtgttgtgtgtgtggtgttttgtgtgtgtgtgttgtgtgtgggtgtgcatgtacgtgcttaaatataaatagatataaacgtTGACTCGCCATGGCAGGTACTATTAATCAAATTGATGAATCTTCTTGGAAAATTAAGTGCAACTAGCTTTTCGAAACTTCAGGAGGTCAGCAATCTGCCCACCCCACAGTTGCAAAACCCATACAACCAACTCGGGCATGTAGAGACATTCgaacacgtttgtgtgtgtgtgtatattatgtatgtatgtgtgtgtctgtgggggttttctgtacaaatataatatatataatatatatatatatataattattatatattttataatatatatatatatgtatgtatttataaaattgtatatatatatataaaaatttaatatatatatatatatatatatatataatataatatatatatatatatgtctgtgtggtgtgtttgtgtgtgtacttcatatataaatattatatatatatagatattataatatatattataattatatatatatatatataatatattatatatatatatgaaattatatatatataattatatttattattatatatataggtatgtatgtaaatatatgtgtgtgtgtgtgtacccctgtatatgtatataagtatatgtatgtatatgtgtgtatgtatatatgtgtgtgtacataaaaattttaaattctatataacatattaaacatTGAAAAAGAAGCTGCAGACGCACGATGCTTATCTGCAGTGGGCTAGCGACGAGCAGCTCTCTGTGTGCACTTCCAACGGCAAGTCCCCGTTGTTATACAGCGCAACTCCAAAAACCCAGCAAGAAACTGGATTGAATCGGCCTGCACTGTGCCTGGGGGATATTTGGCCTACGTTGCAGGCAGGCGGGCGTCACTGATATATATGTGGGCCGTTGTGCAAGATCCCTGCGCAAGTATCGCAAGAAGTCTCGCAAAAGCAGCACGAACCAAGGAGGAAATAACTGATGAACAGCCTGATGCAAGCGTGATTCGCCTGATGGGAAAGcgtgtatatgttaatatgtatatatatatatatatatatattatatatatatatattatatataaaatatatataaaattatatatgtggtgtgtgtgtgtgtgtgtgtgtgtgtgtgtgcgttgtgtgtgtgtgtgtgttggtgtatatgttatatatataaaattataaaatatatatatattagatattaatatatatataatatattatattttatagtatgtatgaggccgcgatggccgagtggttagagcatcggactcaagactgtcacgacgccatctgattcgaggttcgagtcaccggccggggtgttgttcccttggacaaagggaaattcacctcgatttctgTCTAGccgctggtgggcaagccagcccaagtcagtgccggtcccagaaccgggtaaatagatatgagtgactcgataaaaaaaccggcggaagggaacggcaaaccaccgctctaaactgccaaaaaaatcatggaaatccatgatcgccaatccTTGTgagatagggcacttaaaaaaaaaaaaaagtatgtattatatatatatgtattcatcatcaataacggtatgctcatttttgagcagccgtggacctctccaccatccttcgccactcactcgatcttacgcttttctttccaattgtaccatcgacagcccgcaaaattctttgatgttgtcgctcagtcttgtctcggttgcctcttcctctgtttcctatcaccatccctgtcagcaagtctttctaaatacttttacttctcatcacatgaccaataaactttaatttccccctgttcaagatgtccaactgccggtttttgacaatttttttttctcagcacttcatcattcgtcttctctgtc
The genomic region above belongs to Penaeus monodon isolate SGIC_2016 chromosome 16, NSTDA_Pmon_1, whole genome shotgun sequence and contains:
- the LOC119583066 gene encoding uncharacterized protein LOC119583066, translating into MEAIVAIDFQTTRLLRSLDAATSSQTVAGGEAPSSVGFPKTLFVAESFVIPRPKGEDVPPRGTADSACARAPGRCLGLPALGSSRRQRAQCRPQTQSHHSLSGQRASVGRPGPWACSLPMCLEDYNRGPFVRPDTSLKPQASSLKPQASSLKPHLRH